From the Silurus meridionalis isolate SWU-2019-XX chromosome 5, ASM1480568v1, whole genome shotgun sequence genome, one window contains:
- the vgll1 gene encoding transcription cofactor vestigial-like protein 1 isoform X2 — protein sequence MEHQPGSPVAGKAEERSGSLLLTYFQGDINSMVDAHFSRALENITKPKGDITKNKKPRKSFKPDSSGRVEFGRHEGLQTNPRLPLNTPVESSSVWLGGPRQATSLVLPPMVYPSAASAEGLAVADHQYNSLLSLLHSERPDLGSVMVSSSKQELMQGWARHPGYGEQMTPDHSLDSGVPMMEKKDLYWY from the exons ATGGAGCACCAACCAGGGAGTCCAGTGGCTGGGAAGGCAGAGGAACGATCAGGAAGTCTACTCCTTACCTACTTCCAGGGAGATATTAATAGCATGGTAGATGCACATTTTTCACGTGCCTTAGAAAACATCACCAAACCAAAGGGAGACATCACTAAAAACAAGAAACCTCGCAAATCGTTCAAACCCG ATTCTTCAGGACGGGTTGAGTTTGGCAGACACGAAGGGCTGCAGACAAACCCGCGTCTGCCACTTAACACTCCTGTGGAGAGCTCCAGTGTTTGGCTCGGTGGTCCACGGCAGGCCACGAGTCTGGTGTTGCCTCCCATGGTGTATCCCTCTGCTGCGTCTGCTGAGGGCTTGGCAGTGGCAGACCATCAGTACAATTCTCTATTAAGTCTGCTGCACAGTGAGCGGCCAGACCTGGGCTCCGTCATGGTATCCTCCTCCAAACAGGAGCTCATGCAAGGCTGGGCCCGGCATCCGGGATATGGAGAGCAGATGACTCCAGATCACAGCCTTGACTCTG GTGTACCAATGATGGAGAAGAAGGACTTATATTGGTATTAG
- the adgrg4a gene encoding adhesion G-protein coupled receptor G4, protein MGESRKWLAFMVCVWTFGSYYLCSVFANPSLWGKKVDFVGVGSCHWELNKTFSMPPLKELSVCVDLMRWIPSASWTAFVYNKPGGHKIELGLAGTGGNLKAWLFGEEWMIAHFLPLLSWHTVCLTWSNHNRTFQMIINGTVYLNVQVNESMPSSLAPSGTLTLGASHRIIGGVMVFETGTNYIGEMTLFRMWGLVLTSQQLTDLKCISGNVVTWSMNNWEYHSCPPETDHKLKCECPKYMINMKVFLTQKINYNLNGSMIKEITEQWLQSIFPQNVSLNYVLISHLRQTQGKETRLSEKNNTEIQEGNIVLYKTEWFSSLVYVTVNPAGAVDETQALLWKLLAPTYIHSDHIILQTDLASMYIHPRVTNSEGSMNSTESGFIDTFYRVHMNLTMNGVVWDPAETILLWLQQTLGGSHKMKTFNFKLTSIPKKNGMSKYLPYFRYSCTFQVQASSSVNVTENGLIIFDLLTKGFANSSLTINVPTDEISILHIEPGFCPEETTLTVYGHYIWSSTPAQDICEMKCEKGHDVAVRLCKLDDSTNAAKWDSPDLSKCEKVLTDINDLENVTVTENNSAEIVAMIENLLQNQTDLSTSEMNTVLQKLSDVTHVGTMNTQLANNIISVVSDLFVCTPFLAEATNEILSITDQVGNRVDFSGDYHNTTVPSLALQLINQDPLLFQGLTFGVSSFQTGHSPEIFLTQSFVEQSDSGTVASISVPVALETFFPQSIRSRVQFHFYGSENLFQDHNSSLVMNSYVISASVTNTSVTALRDPIVITLLHLQPKEDHETVQCVYWNLEMNYGKGGWDDSGCQVKYSNATHTSCHCFHLTHFGVLLDISKTPINPKDDMILTIITYLGCGLSSIFLGITLLTYMAFEKLRRDYPSKILINLSGALLGLNMLFLVNSWLASFNNYNLCIALAAILHYFFLATFTWMGLEAINMYLAFVKVFNVYVPSYILKFCALGWGLPLIIVSVVLAVDKDCYGSTHSLTPVEDFSSFCWLQNDIAFYLTVVSFVVLILICNICVFIVVLVQIRGMQLSAAAGHCSRMLHEMRVVVSLTFLLGFTWMLAFFTWGPMRVIFLYLFSILNTLQGFFIFLFHCLMKENVRKQWRIHLCCGRFKLSGHSDWSGSGTLGGKAKGVKLAHTQSETTSERKISSSSQKDEN, encoded by the exons ATGGGTGAAAGTAGGAAATGGCTGGCTTTTATGGTTTGTGTATGGACATTTGGGAGCTATTACTTATGCTCAG tttttgcCAATCCCAGCCTATGGGGAAAGAAGGTGGACTTTGTTGGTGTGGGTTCATGTCACTGGGAGCTGAATAAAACGTTCTCTATGCCGCCTTTAAAGGAACTAAGCGTGTGTGTTGACCTCATGCGATGGATTCCCAGCGCATCCTGGACTGCTTTTGTGTACAATAAGCCAGGAGGACACAAAATCGAACTTGGTTTGGCTGGAACAGGGGGCAATTTAAAAGCCTGGCTTTTTGGAGAGGAATGGATGATTGCACATTTCTTGCCCCTTCTAAGCTGGCACACAGTTTGCCTGACATGGTCAAATCACAATAGAACATTCCAGATGATTATTAATGGCacagtttatttaaatgtgcaagTAAACGAATCAATGCCCAGTAGCCTGGCTCCGAGTGGCACTCTGACTTTGGGGGCGTCTCACAGAATTATTGGTGGAGTTATGGTTTTTGAAACGGGCACAAATTACATTGGGGAAATGACCCTGTTCCGTATGTGGGGATTGGTTCTGACATCACAACAGCTTACTGATTTGAAGTGTATTAGTGGAAACGTTGTAACCTGGAGCATGAATAACTGGGAATATCACAGTTGCCCACCAGAAACCGACCACAAGCTGAAGTGTG AGTGTCCAAAGTATATGATAAATATGAAAGTATTCCTTACACAAAAGAtcaattacaatttaaatggCAGTATGATCAAGGAAATCACAGAACAGTGG cTGCAGAGCATTTTCCCTCAGAATGTTTCTCTGAATTATGTGTTGATATCACATCTACG CCAAACACAGGGCAAAGAGACACGACTcagtgaaaaaaacaatactgaaATCCAG GAGGGTAATATTGTGTTATATAAAACAGAATG GTTCAGCAGCCTGGTATATGTGACAGTAAATCCTGCAGGTGCTGTAGATGAGACTCAGGCTCTGCTGTGGAAACTGTTAGCACCCACCTACATCCACAGTGATCACATCATCCTACAGACTGATCTGGCTTCTATGTACATCCATCCTCGAG TAACAAACTCTGAAGGCTCCATGAACTCTACAGAATCAG GTTTTATAGACACTTTTTATAGAGTTCATATGAACCTTACAATGAATGGTGTTGTGTGGGACCCAGCTGAAACCATTCTACTCTGG CTCCAGCAAACATTAGGAGGAAGCCACAAAATGAAAACTTTCAATTTCAAGCTAACCAGTATTCCTAA AAAAAATGGAATGAGTAAATATTTGCCATACTTCAG GTATAGTTGCACCTTCCAGGTCCAGGCCTCTTCTTCAGTGAATGTCACTGAAAATGGATTAATTATTTTTGACCTCTTAACAAAAGGATTTGCCAATAGTTCTCTCACAATTAATGTCCCAACTGATGAGATCAGCATTTTACACATAG aGCCTGGGTTCTGTCCAGAGGAAACCACTTTAACAGTTTATGGCCATTACATATGGTCCTCCACTCCAGCGCAGGACATCTGTGAGATGAAGTGTGAGAAGGGACATGATGTTGCTGTTAGACTTTG TAAACTAGATGACAGTACAAATGCAGCAAAATGGGATTCACCAGACTTGTCCAAATGTGAGAAAGTTCTGACTGACATTAATGACTTAGAAAATGTCACAGTTACAGAAA ACAATTCAGCTGAAATTGTTGCTATGATTGAGAATTTGCTGCAGAACCAGACAGATTTGAGTACATCTGAGATGAACACTGTGTTGCAAAAACTGTCTGATGTCACACATGTTGGTACCATGAACACTCAGCTGGCCAACAACATTATAAGCGTGGTGTCAGATCTCTTTGTTTGCACACCTTTTCTTGCTGAAGCCACAAATGA AATTCTCTCAATTACTGACCAAGTTGGAAACAGGGTGGATTTCTCTGGAGACTATCATAACACCACAGTTCCATCACTGGCACTGCAGCTAATCAATCAAGATCCATTGCTTTTTCAAGGACTCACATTTGGAGTGTCCTCTTTTCAGACAGGACATTCTCCTGAG ATATTTCTTACCCAGTCCTTTGTTGAGCAGTCTGACAGTGGCACTGTGGCATCAATATCTGTACCTGTTGCCCTGGAGACGTTCTTCCCCCAGAGTATCAGAAGTCGTgttcagtttcatttttatgGCAGTGAAAATCTATTTCAG GACCATAATAGTAGCCTGGTGATGAATTCCTATGTGATTTCTGCTAGTGTAACTAACACTAGTGTGACTGCCTTGAGGGACCCAATTGTAATCACTCTCCTTCATCTACAGCCCAAAGAG GACCATGAAACAGTTCAATGTGTCTACTGGAACTTAGAAATGAACT ATGGAAAAGGAGGTTGGGATGATAGTGGATGCCAGGTTAAATATAGCAATGCCACTCATACATCATGCCACTGTTTTCACCTCACACACTTTGGAGTGCTGTTG GATATATCCAAAACCCCCATAAACCCCAAAGATGACATGATTCTCACAATCATTACGTACCTGGGCTGTGGCTTGTCTTCGATCTTTCTAGGCATCACTTTGCTGACTTATATGGCCTTCGA GAAGCTGCGGCGAGATTACCCATCAAAGATCCTTATCAACCTTTCAGGGGCCTTGCTTGGGCTCAACATGCTTTTTCTCGTTAATTCCTGGCTTGCTTCATTTAACAACTATAATCTTTGTATTGCTTTGGCTGCCATTCTTCACTACTTCTTTCTGGCCACATTTACTTGGATGGGATTAGAGGCGATCAACATGTACCTGGCATTTGTGAAAGTCTTTAATGTCTATGTCCCATCCTACATCCTTAAATTTTGTGCTCTTGGATGGG GTTTACCTTTGATAATTGTCAGTGTGGTGCTTGCAGTGGATAAAGACTGCTATGGTAGCACACATTCTCTAACACCGGTTGAAGATTTCTCATCTTT CTGCTGGTTACAGAATGACATAGCATTCTATCTGACAGTGGTGTCATTTGTGGTGCTGATCCTGATCTGCAACATTTGCGTGTTCATTGTGGTACTGGTGCAGATACGAGGCATGCAGCTCAGTGCAGCTGCAGGCCACTGCAGTAGAATGCTGCATGAAATGCGGGTGGTTGTCAGTCTCACTTTTCTTCTGGGTTTCACATGGATGCTGGCTTTCTTTACCTGGGGCCCAATGCGAGtcatttttctttatctcttcTCAATCCTCAATACTCTTCAAG gcttttttatatttctgttccACTGCCTCATGAAAGAAAATGTGCGTAAGCAATGGAGAATTCACCTCTGCTGTGGAAGATTTAAACTCAGTGGCCACTCAG ATTGGAGTGGTTCAGGGACACTGGGTGGGAAAGCTAAGGGTGTAAAATTGGCTCACACTCAATCTGAAACcacaagtgaacgcaaaatttcCAGCAGCAGCCAGAAAGATGAAAACTAG
- the cd40lg gene encoding CD40 ligand — MSTMINTFHSSYNPSPGPPPIPPRSSHRGGPVVPSNTPLVKFLSVLLLLLIIQTFGGFVYLFHRINTLQDRRNENEISTLRQLQQCAENNLESEEVQFCSKLVENFKTVLKKVSQAEGRVAFLTGSGAQARMVLNDKINSNTLVWDTTHSVVDKISLSTSGVLTIYYSGYYLIQSQVTFSSADEKAVLKQSLLTQRPNEKGPTELLQSYCSLPRKTIIPDMCTASQAGVFKLEKDQRLYITVNNRSLVHHDSTTFGLFRLQY, encoded by the exons ATGTCCACTATGATAAACACTTTTCACAGCAGCTACAATCCTTCACCAGGTCCTCCACCGATACCTCCACGGTCAAGCCACAGAGGAGGACCAGTGGTGCCATCAAACACACCATTAGTCAAGTTTTTGTCGGTGCTGCTTCTTCTGCTAATAATACAGACATTTGGAGGATTTGTCTACCTGTTTCATCGGATTAACACG CTGCAGGACAGACGCAATGAGAATGAGATAAGCACACTAAGACAACTACAGCAGTGTGCTGAAAACAACTTAGAATCTGAGGAGGTACAGTTCTGCAGTAAGCTCGTTGAAAACTTCAAGACTGTTCTTAAAAAG GTCTCTCAGGCTGAAGGAAGAG TGGCTTTCTTGACTGGATCTGGAGCTCAAGCAAGGATGGTGTTAAACG ATAAGATCAATTCCAATACACTGGTGTGGGACACAACCCACTCTGTGGTGGATAAAATCAGCCTCAGCACATCAGGAGTCCTGACCATTTACTACTCTGGATATTACTTGATCCAATCTCAAGTCACATTTTCCAGTGCCGATGAAAAAGCAGTGCTCAAGCAATCCTTATTAACTCAAAGGCCAAACGAAAAGGGCCCAACTGAACTGCTCCAGTCATACTGCAGCTTGCCTCGGAAGACTATCATACCCGATATGTGTACTGCCTCGCAGGCAGGGGTTTTCAAACTTGAGAAGGATCAGAGACtgtatattactgtaaataaccGGAGCTTGGTGCACCATGACTCTACCACTTTTGGATTGTTCAGGCTACAATACTGA
- the vgll1 gene encoding transcription cofactor vestigial-like protein 1 isoform X1, whose product MEHQPGSPVAGKAEERSGSLLLTYFQGDINSMVDAHFSRALENITKPKGDITKNKKPRKSFKPEQPNTSNWDMQSHLCFENTDSSGRVEFGRHEGLQTNPRLPLNTPVESSSVWLGGPRQATSLVLPPMVYPSAASAEGLAVADHQYNSLLSLLHSERPDLGSVMVSSSKQELMQGWARHPGYGEQMTPDHSLDSGVPMMEKKDLYWY is encoded by the exons ATGGAGCACCAACCAGGGAGTCCAGTGGCTGGGAAGGCAGAGGAACGATCAGGAAGTCTACTCCTTACCTACTTCCAGGGAGATATTAATAGCATGGTAGATGCACATTTTTCACGTGCCTTAGAAAACATCACCAAACCAAAGGGAGACATCACTAAAAACAAGAAACCTCGCAAATCGTTCAAACCCG AGCAGCCAAATACAAGTAACTGGGACATGCAATCGCATCTGTGCTTTGAAAACACAGATTCTTCAGGACGGGTTGAGTTTGGCAGACACGAAGGGCTGCAGACAAACCCGCGTCTGCCACTTAACACTCCTGTGGAGAGCTCCAGTGTTTGGCTCGGTGGTCCACGGCAGGCCACGAGTCTGGTGTTGCCTCCCATGGTGTATCCCTCTGCTGCGTCTGCTGAGGGCTTGGCAGTGGCAGACCATCAGTACAATTCTCTATTAAGTCTGCTGCACAGTGAGCGGCCAGACCTGGGCTCCGTCATGGTATCCTCCTCCAAACAGGAGCTCATGCAAGGCTGGGCCCGGCATCCGGGATATGGAGAGCAGATGACTCCAGATCACAGCCTTGACTCTG GTGTACCAATGATGGAGAAGAAGGACTTATATTGGTATTAG